From the genome of Capsicum annuum cultivar UCD-10X-F1 chromosome 4, UCD10Xv1.1, whole genome shotgun sequence:
tttggagccatgttatcttaaattaacaggaacataacatagattataattgattaatgcataacagtaatataacagttccaacagataactaatcttttacactaggtatgttatctgttgcaacatgtaaccgacctgttgcaatagatgagtaatcagtaggaaccataaaaatagcactatctgttgcacctggtattttatctgatgcaacacataactaacccgttgcaacagatgagtaatctattgaaaaccataaaaatagatcactaatctgttgcaccaggtattttatctgttgcaacatataaccaacctattgtaacggatgagtaaatcgttgaaaagaataaaaatgaatcactaatctgttgcaccaggtatgttatctgttgcaacaaataatcgacttgttgcaacggataagtaaatcattggaaagaataaaaacaatcctactctgttgcaaaatgaagagtaaaccgttggaaagaataaaaatagatcactaatcagttacctattggatcaatattgtttagatttcttccaaacagaagaaaTAGATGAATGATTGTTTAGATGAATGAAGAAATAGACGATCACTAatcgtctgtcgcaatagatgaatgatctgttagattgttcgcctattgcatcaaattttcatagttgcatcagatttttcatctgttggatcagattttcatctgttgcatcatatatttcatctattacatcagatgtttcaactgttgtcataccatttctaccaagacaaacaacaaatcaacccaacaataccaacacaacacacacacacactaaaaacatcaactgtgaccaaaaatcaccaacaaatttgaatcaacagtacgacaagaaaaagaaaaaatgccagaaattaggattttattcagttcatatttcaataccagaagagtgGTTGGCTCAAGTTcatctgtttcttcataattttttacctgtgaaaaagaaaattgGAAGACGAAAAACTCGAAGTTGTTATCgccggagaagtattcacgtcagttgacagttgaaagtcgaaaaaaaactcgcccgactatttgtcgccggaggttgaagggagaattttgcagaactattggttgggagagagttgagagaagttggagagagagaagagagtggttgatttggattgaagggggtgtgggttgggttaatttgtatttttgaaaagattagaaagttttgaaaatattaatcaagtccacaattaacttaatcaagtattCTAATGATATTTGACCTTATTTGTTGGTCagtgtcaccaatccttcattcaagacttaaaagacacctttccttcaattttctcaactaacTTGGTCTTAAAATAACTAATTCTAACTgttcttcaaaaagaaaatgtaGATATTCATTATAAGTTATAACATCAAATTACTTACTTATAAAGGGCAATAAGCAGACACCTCTTCGACATGCTTGTTTATGCTGCCTGCTTCAATCGTTATTTTAATATATCGCCCCTAATTAACCATTATAAGCCCTTTAagtataagtataaaataataataatatttaataaaaatgataaattaaatataaaatgataaattaatttgatgttttatttctactttatatcttatatgagacttatttaaaaattctcacaagaattttttatagtaatttcattatattactgttataggtcatttaagacatgtttgcttcgttgtttcaatcgtgattttatcatatcacccgtaattagttttgaaaaaaaaaaaaaatagaaataaaataataaattaattcttgatgtttctgattgtaatatctttttataacaaaataaatcaaCCCTACTGTAGTTTTACATAAGTAGTAAGCAATTTTTGTTTTTCCCAAAATAGTGGGAGTtttctaagaagaaaaaaaaattattttaccaaGTTATTAGTACTACCAAAACCAAAAAGCTACGGCCAACTTTTATTATAGTTTTGTTGCTTCAACCTACGGTTAGCTTTTATggaaattattttagtatttttaaattaattgaaaaagtattagttatcattaattttgataatttttaataaggaaaggttttcaccataaatatatttaattaattttaactcttaaattagaaaaaaaatagtaaaattttgatgacttctaataaggaaaggttttaccataaatatatttaattaatttttaattcttaaatattaaaaaaaatagggataaaatgattttgtctaaagtaaagacttttaacgaagggcaaaaagtttaaacaatatttttaagttcCGTCACACTTTTAATATCTTATAtcttatagattatagattatagatataaatataaattatagattatagattatagattatagatatatttctcttaattaatGTTTGCTATTtctcttaaaattaatttaaaaataaataattagtgttaatgataaaataaattaaagaagaaattcaattaaaaaataaaataagcagtCAGAGTCTCAGAGATTGGGCTGATCCTATCCAGCCTCTTCAGACACCGAACAGCTACGAAGTTTCTAGAAGCTACCGGACACTTCACGTAAACATTCAGTTCTGCTTGCTCCTCTCCATTAGTTCTCATCGGCGTCCGATCTCCGATCACCGTACAAATCACTTCACAACTATAGATTCGTATTAACGAGTAATTAGAACTcaaaaaaaatggtggaattttCAATGGCAAATGCGGAAGCATTtatagatgaagatgatgaactTGAAGAAGAGCCAGGTGAAGAGATAGAATCAGCACCGCCGCTGAATGTTGGTGAAGAGAGGGAAATTAGCTCAAATGGACTTAAGAAGAAGCTTATTAAACGTGGACATGGTTGGGAGACTCCTGAATTTGGTGATGAAGTTACTGGTAATTAACTGAAGTTCTTCTTCTTCCTTAACCTCTGTTCTAATTATGATTATatgcttttttgtttttttttggataaattgaTTAGTTTATTCAGTTAATGGTTAAAAATATACATGAAGTATCACGTTTTTGTGAGTTTCGTACCTGAACGATCATGTGTTCACTTTTTCATGGgaactatcaccaactatttacCAAAATAGTTTAGGTAAAGTATGATGTTTTTTGCGAGTTTCCTTCCCGACCGATCAAGCGTTCACTTTATCTATCTGGACTATCACCAGCTATTTATCAAATGTAAAGTGTGATGTTTTTGTGAGTTTCCTACCTGTACGATCAAGTGTTCATTTTTTCTATCTGAACTATCACCAANNNNNNNNNNNNNNNNNNNNNNNNNNNNNNNNNNNNNNNNNNNNNNNNNNNNNNNNNNNNNNNNNNNNNNNNNNNNNNNNNNNNNNNNNNNNNNNNNNNNNNNNNNNNNNNNNNNNNNNNNNNNNNNNNNNNNNNNNNNNNNNNNNNNNNNNNNNNNNNNNNNNNNNNNNNNNNNNNNNNNNNNNNNNNNNNNNNNNNNNNNNNNNNNNNNNNNNNNNNNNNNNNNNNNNNNNNNNNNNNNNNNNNNNNNNNNNNNNNNNNNNNNNNNNNNNNNNNNNNNNNNNNNNNNNNNNNNNNNNNNNNNNNNNNNNNNNNNNNNNNNNNNNNNNNNNNNNNNNNNNNNNNNNNNNNNNNNNNNNNNNNNNNNNNNNNNNNNNNNNNNNNNNNNNNNNNNNNNNNNNNNNNNNNNNNNNNNNNNNNNNNNNNNNNNNNNNNNNNNNNNNNNNNNNNNNNNNNNNNNNNNNNNNNNNNNNNNNNNNNNNNNNNNNNNNNNNNNNNNNNNNNNNNNNNNNNNNNNNNNNNNNNNNNNNNNNNNNNNNNNNNNNNNNNNNNNNNNNNNNNNNNNNNNNNNNNNNNNNNNNNNNNNNNNNNNNNNNNNNNNNNNNNNNNNNNNNNNNNNNNNNNNNNNNNNNNNNNNNNNNNNNNNNNNNNNNNNNNNNNNNNNNNNNNNNNNNNNNNNNNNNNNNNNNNNNNNNNNNNNNNNNNNNNNNNNNNNNNNNNNNNNNNNNNNNNNNNNNNNNNNNNNNNNNNNNNNNNNNNNNNNNNNNNNNNNNNNNNNNNNNNNNNNNNNNNNNNNNNNNNNNNNNNNNNNNNNNNNNNNNNNNNNNNNNNNNNNNNNNNNNNNNNNNNNNNNNNNNNNNNNNNNNNNNNNNNNNNNNNNNNNNNNNNNNNNNNNNNNNNNNNNNNNNNNNNNNNNNNNNNNNNNNNNNNNNNNNNNNNNNNNNNNNNNNNNNNNNNNNNNNNNNNNNNNNNNNNNNNNNNNNNNNNNNNNNNNNNNNNNNNNNNNNNNNNNNNNNNNNNNNNNNNNNNNNNNNNNNNNNNNNNNNNNNNNNNNNNNNNNNNNNNNNNNNNNNNNNNNNNNNNNNNNNNNNNNNNNNNNNNNNNNNNNNNNNNNNNNNNNNNNNNNNNNNNNNNNNNNNNNNNNNNNNNNNNNNNNNNNNNNNNNNNNNNNNNNNNNNNNNNNNNNNNNNNNNNNNNNNNNNNNNNNNNNNNNNNNNNNNNNNNNNNNNNNNNNNNNNNNNNNNNNNNNNNNNNNNNNNNNNNNNNNNNNNNNNNNNNNNNNNNNNNNNNNNNNNNNNNNNNNNNNNNNNNNNNNNNNNNNNNNNNNNNNNNNNNNNNNNNNNNNNNNNNNNNNNNNNNNNNNNNNNNNNNNNNNNNNNNNNNNNNNNNNNNNNNNNNNNNNNNNNNNNNNNNNNNNNNNNNNNNNNNNNNNNNNNNNNNNNNNNNNNNNNNNNNNNNNNNNNNNNNNNNNNNNNNNNNNNNNNNNNNNNNNNNNNNNNNNNNNNNNNNNNNNNNNNNNNNNNNNNNNNNNNNNNNNNNNNNNNNNNNNNNNNNNNNNNNNNNNNNNNNNNNNNNNNNNNNNNNNNNNNNNNNNNNNNNNNNNNNNNNNNNNNNNNNNNNNNNNNNNNNNNNNNNNNNNNNNNNNNNNNNNNNNNNNNNNNNNNNNNNNNNNNNNNNNNNNNNNNNNNNNNNNNNNNNNNNNNNNNNNNNNNNNNNNNNNNNNNNNNNNNNNNNNNNNNNNNNNNNNNNNNNNNNNNNNNNNNNNNNNNNNNNNNNNNNNNNNNNNNNNNNNNNNNNNNNNNNNNNNNNNNNNNNNNNNNNNNNNNNNNNNNNNNNNNNNNNNNNNNNNNNNNNNNNNNNNNNNNNNNNNNNNNNNNNNNNNNNNNNNNNNNNNNNNNNNNNNNNNNNNNNNNNNNNNNNNNNNNNNNNNNNNNNNNNNNNNNNNNNNNNNNNNNNNNNNNNNNNNNNNNNNNNNNNNNNNNNNNNNNNNNNNNNNNNNNNNNNNNNNNNNNNNNNNNNNNNNNNNNNNNNNNNNNNNNNNNNNNNNNNNNNNNNNNNNNNNNNNNNNNNNNNNNNNNNNNNNNNNNNNNNNNNNNNNNNNNNNNNNNNNNNNNNNNNNNNNNNNNNNNNNNNNNNNNNNNNNNNNNNNNNNNNNNNNNNNNNNNNNNNNNNNNNNNNNNNNNNNNNNNNNNNNNNNNNNNNNNNNNNNNNNNNNNNNNNNNNNNNNNNNNNNNNNNNNNNNNNNNNNNNNNNNNNNNNNNNNNNNNNNNNNNNNNNNNNNNNNNNNNNNNNNNNNNNNNNNNNNNNNNNNNNNNNNNNNNNNNNNNNNNNNNNNNNNNNNNNNNNNNNNNNNNNNNNNNNNNNNNNNNNNNNNNNNNNNNNNNNNNNNNNNNNNNNNNNNNNNNNNNNNNNNNNNNNNNNNNNNNNNNNNNNNNNNNNNNNNNNNNNNNNNNNNNNNNNNNNNNNNNNNNNNNNNNNNNNNNNNNNNNNNNNNNNNNNNNNNNNNNNNNNNNNNNNNNNNNNNNNNNNNNNNNNNNNNNNNNNNNNNNNNNNNNNNNNNNNNNNNNNNNNNNNNNNNNNNNNNNNNNNNNNNNNNNNNNNNNNNNNNNNNNNNNNNNNNNNNNNNNNNNNNNNNNNNNNNNNNNNNNNNNNNNNNNNNNNNNNNNNNNNNNNNNNNNNNNNNNNNNNNNNNNNNNNNNNNNNNNNNNNNNNNNNNNNNNNNNNNNNNNNNNNNNNNNNNNNNNNNNNNNNNNNNNNNNNNNNNNNNNNNNNNNNNNNNNNNNNNNNNNNNNNNNNNNNNNNNNNNNNNNNNNNNNNNNNNNNNNNNNNNNNNNNNNNNNNNNNNNNNNNNNNNNNNNNNNNNNNNNNNNNNNNNNNNNNNNNNNNNNNNNNNNNNNNNNNNNNNNNNNNNNNNNNNNNNNNNNNNNNNNNNNNNNNNNNNNNNNNNNNNNNNNNNNNNNNNNNNNNNNNNNNNNNNNNNNNNNNNNNNNNNNNNNNNNNAATTAtaaccaactatttatcaaaagaTATTTTGATTAATCGTTGGTGATAGTTCAGGGTTGGTGATAGTTCAGGTAAGAAAAGTGAACACTTGATCGGTCAGCTAGGGTAGGGAACTCGTAAAAATGTGATACTTGAGGTGtgtttttgaccattttctctagtTTATTTAATCAGCTGATCAATTTATTAGTGTGTTTCTTGAACTCCAGCAACATACtatttgggtgaaattttattttattgaattccATATCCAGTCAAATACCGCAagggtaaatatttgtttttgtttttagcTGAAATGCTTTTGCCTCATTTCTTGGTTTCTATATTGAGTTGCAGTTCACTATGTTGGTATCCTACTTGATGGAACCAAATCTGTTTCCACCAGGGACAAAGGTGAACCCGTTACATTCAAGCTTGGCCAAGGTGCGTTCTTGGTACTCTTGTTACTTTCCCTTCATAGTAGTTCCCTAATTAATCCTTTATCGGCCTGCACTTGATAATCAACACTCCAtgtgtttcaatttgtttgtctggtttTGATCTggcacagagtttaagaaagtaaagtagGCTATTGAATCTTATGGACTTAAATTAAAAGATAGGTAGAATGTACCAAagtgccctttaatcttgtggtctaaACATGCCGCATggaaattagaataaaagagttgccaaaaaaaggaaagaggcattctttttgaaacggactataaatgaaagtaagacaaacaaattaaaacggaGGGTGTAATAATGTCTAAAGTTGTGAAAGATGGTTATTTTCTATAATTGTCCAGTCCTCTTTACTATTTTTCCTTATAATTTGCTCAAGAGATTGTAGGAAAAAGTAGTTGCTTTTGCTGATGTTTGGTATCTGCACCCATGATTTGGTTTCCACGGATTAAGCTTAATTAGTCTGCTTTGGTTGGTTAGAGAAAGTTGCTGCTGGCTTAGATTGCGGAATTGTCACGATGAGGAAAGGTGAAACAGCACTGTTCACTCTGCCTTTGGAAACTGGTTCTGGATCGACAGAATCGGATTCTTCATTAAATATGGTTGTTCAGTTTGAGGTCGAACTTGTGTCATGGATCACAATGGTGGATGTCTGCAAGGATGGTGgtattattaagaaaataatggagAAGGGGGAGCTGATAGGACCTCCTGGTGACTTGGATGAAGTTCTAGGTAATTGAATGTGTTTAGTTTCTACCACAAAAAGAATTAACTGCAaggaaaaccaaaagaaaaacagaaaagaaataTTTGACCCAATAAAGTTGCTACTAGTTCCAGTATCTACATTTTATGTGGTCTTGCTTGTGATATTGCATTTATCAGTTGTTTAATTATAAGATGTTCTTGATTTTTCCATTTTGATTTTGCAGTAAGGTATGTGGCGAGGCTGCTTGATGGTGTCACTGTTGCAGAAACACCTGAACATGGAGTAGAGTTTTATGTCAAAGATGGTACCTTGGTATCTTGGCTTTTGTGCTTGAGGATCAACAAACTTGTGCTGTCAAGTATCACTGATGATATATCCCCACATTTGACTGACTAGCTCTGCTTTCTTTTAGGTCATTTTTGTCAAGCCTTACCAAAAGCGATCAAAACAATGAAAAAGGGAGAGAAAGTGAATTTAATTGTTCAGCCTCAGTGTACGTCTTCCCAACTCACTCTTTTATCATTCTTTGGTTGACATCTGGGTTACTTTTTGGGGGGAGGCGTGGGTTTCAAGAGTATAATTCATGGATAATAAGTTAGTCTGGATAAAGAAAGCAGATTATTCGCGAGTAGTGGGCCTGGAAAATGTTTGACAATCTCAAACACTGGTACTCCAATTGTGGTTGAGTGCCTTCATGTGCTTTGGTTGATCAACAATGAACCATCAGCTGCAGCCTACTGTGTCTGTTAAGATTGAAAGATTATCTCTATTTGGACAGTTTTATCATAACGTTAATTCTTGAATGGCAGGTTAAGATAATCACAATTTCTAAATTTATCTCTAGGAAAGCCTCGACTCTTAATAGGGACTTTGGTACTGATTCATATCTGTGTACGGGAGATGAACTGTGAGTTATTGCCACTTCTTGCTATTTTGGATTATGTTACATTATACAAAAGCGAATCAAGTGTACCAAGTGAGCAGAATTCAAATTTTCCCTACTGACATATGATATGCGTTCCTATAGAAGAAAATGGTAGTAGATAGTCGTACATTCTGATTTTTTTTGAAGTACCTTTTTGCGGCAGTAGCTGGCTGTGAGATCTTAGAAATGGAGTGCCACTAGAATATGGTATCTGGTCATATTTTGCCTCTATTAGGTTTTCGGTTTTGTTTTTGTCTAATCACTAATTTAGTCGTTTGACTGTTGAAGGTGATTTTTCTAGTTCAGTGCTGTCTGGTCAGCTGTTGTTAGTAATGAGCAAGAAAGATCTTTCCATGTAAATGGAGTTGCCTTAATTAATAAGTTTGAAATTGTTCTATTAAATGTATCCGCAGGTACCGACTTTTGTCATCAATTGAGTGAACATAAACCAACTTCATTTTATACATTACTATTATTACCATAAAGCTGTCAGATTGTTGGAGATTCAGATAGTACGGTATGGAATAATTTTAGGCATTTTAGACATAAGTCATTAGAAATTTAGTTCAGATTCGCAAATTTAATGTTTTGGTCCCTTATCACTTATACCTTTTGAAGTTTGTAACAATTTCATCTAAAAGCTTAAGTTATGAAAGCTATCAAATGGTTGGAGGTTCAGATAGTATAGTATGAAGAATTTCGTGCTATCATAAGAGTGAGGAAGAAGCACACCAACTTAAAATGATTGCATGAGCTCTCAACACAATTTACTCGCAGTTTTCCTGACTTTTGTGATAACAAGATATTCTTCAGGAATGGTTTCCTATCCTTCCTTATCAGCCTGAAAAGGTTCCAACAGTTCTTTTCattcttaaaattttctttacCCCAACATCTTTGCAGATGCCTTTGTCGATGGTGATAAGGACTGTGCAAATGGTGTCCCTTCAATTCCTCCAAGTTCTATTCTGAGTATTGATCTTGAACTAGTTTCTTTCAAACCTGTAATAAATTTGACTGGTGATCTGGGAGTTTTAAAGAAGATTCTAAAAGAGGGAGAGGGCACTCTTACTGCAAACGAAGGTGCTGCTGTAACTAGTAAGTATTCAGAATTATGTGTGTGTTACCTTTTCGTCCTTGGGGTAATAAATACGGATAGTTGATATTATGTTACTAATAAAAGGCTGGGTAGCAGTGGATTTGCATGAAATTGTAAGGCTTCGAGTATGCATTTGGATCATATCTGTCTGCTTTACCCTTGATTATTTGTGAGATTTCATCATTATGGGTGAGACTTGTGCCTTGGATATGACTTACGCTTTCTATTAACTAAGGCGGGAACACTTTGTTCTTAACCTCTTTTTGTGGGATGgagtcaacaacaacaataacaacatacccagtataatcccacaaagtggggtctgactTTGGTATTATAATCCCTACCTAGCAATCAAAGTATTATTGTTTATCGGCTTACAAGCCAATAATTATAATCTCTCTTTAAATagccgaggacatgaccctagataggaaggtctggaggacgcgaattagggcagaggactagggccagtttgggtcgctagtgtagggaattacttggtgggagttttattcctgttatgattccgtgttccgtgttccatgttttattacgaatctgtgtgctttcctctgctttcctctgttttatattacttatgggtgccgtatttatgttatgttatgtaatctgcttctgtgctttactatgtgtttgtgtggtatctcgtgccttgagccggaggtctatcggaaacaacctttctacttctttagaggtagaggtatggactgcgtacatcttaccccccagaccccactaggtgggaatacactgggtttgttgttgttgttgttgtctcttTAAATAGTCCGTGAACCAGAAGACGCTTTAAATGTAAAACAATGACTGTACACAAATATGTAGCAGGGAAACCTCATATTGATGTTAAGAAGAGAAAGCTCTCCAACTAAATTGGTAACTGGTTAAACTTCTATAAAAGTCTGTTCAAATGCTGAAAACTGATGCagacccaaaaaaataaataaataaagtgaaggCCATATTCTAATAATTGGTCAAAGTTTGGGGGCCAAATCCTAGTCAACTGGTAATTAAGTAACGACAGCAACAGTTCCCTAAATCGCGACAAAGCTAAAATAGCTTAACCTAGTTGAGATGAAAGTGGGTTAATGTATCATGAAGAGGACTAAATAGGTGGATGTTGGTGGTACTCCTAACACTACTTTTTTTCACGCTTCATCAAATGTCATATTGCGTCGTCCTTCATCATCCTGAGAAAGAGGACTGCAAAGATGGAAATGTTGCCTTACTAGCTCAGTGAAAGGCACACGCATGTGCTCAGCTATTTTGAGGAATGTAACTGCAGAATTAGCTTAAGGGGTTGGGTCCAGTTTAAGTGCTGGTAATGGGATTCAGCTTGAGTATGGAGAATCTGCTCACTACTTGGTTTTTGTTTCAAATCTGCAGTTAGATACACAGCTAAGCTTGAGGACGGCACTTTGTTTGAGAAAAGAGGCTTTGATGGAGTGGATGCATTGAAGTTTATAACTGATGAAGGTCGGTACATTGAACAAATTTAAAATTCACTTATGGCTGATAATTAAGCATGTGATGTATTTATTCCCGTTATCCACCCTTGAAATCATCAGGTAATAAGGTTCATAAGGTAATAAGGTTTGTTGTGTTAATTGAGGTTCTTGTGGTAAGCCCTTGGTCCTTTGCCTTGAAGTAAAAGTTTTATCAGCATGACTTTCTTCTGAAAGCTCTAAACTCTTTAGATTTTGTGTAATATGAATAGACTATACGAAGGAACCCTACATATATGCCAAGTCTTCAGTGATGCTTCTAAACTTATTTAACTTATGCCTACGAACCTTGCCTTGCTATGATTATGTTGTGCTGTTTTGCATGCAGAACAAGTCGTTGCTGGACTGGACCAAGCTGTTATTACAATGAAGAAGGGTGAACGCGCAATAGTGACAGTTAAACCTGACTATGGCTTTGGAAATACTGAAGTGAAGCGGGATCTTGCGATGGTCCCTCCTTGCTCAACCATAATTTTCGAAGTTGAGTTGTTGGAGTTCACAAAGGTAATTTCTGAGTGGAAGTCTGTAATCTGCCAAGACATATTTGGCTAGGTACATATGGTTCAGCGAATGTAGTGTTAGGACGCATGCAGCAATGATGTGTAAATGACCCAAACAAGTGGCTCAAAGTTATGTTTGGCAAATGTAGTTAAATTTCAAGGGTCTAACATATGAAGAAACCTGAACATTAAATGACATGATTGCTTGGACTGATTGATTAAGTTTGCAAATATATTcctgtgttttttctttttttgacaagATTTAGTTATATCTAATCTTACAAGTAACCCCAAGTAGTTTTGAGACTTGTGGGAATTTACTGAGACATACTAGGGAACCAAATAGCCACTAATAATACTTCTCTGGAACATCTGAAAAGTCTCTTCTCTCTTCATAATGAagttctctctctcttcttttttttatttttgagatatctTGTGGTAGTTCAGGTGTGATTTCATGCCTGTTTTTCTTCTATAGGAAAAGATTTTCTAGGTCGAATAATGTCGTTAGATGCGTTGTTCATGCCTTCTTTTTTCAAGTTTCAGTAATTTGATTTCCAGATAATTGGTGTTCAAATTTTCAAGTCTCAGCCCCCTATCGACGAATCCTGACCTATTAACTACTATAGTTTGAGTTTCAGGTCAAATTTAATATGTTAATCTATTTAGCGCTTTGTAACTAAAACTCATGCATTGAATATGGTAATCTTCACTCTGATGCTTGGTAAATTGGATCATCGAGTGGAAGTAAGACACTTTAATTGGGATGGATGGAGGTGCTTATTGTTGTGAAAATAGGACAACTTAATTGGGTTGGAAGGAGTGCTTATTTAGTGAAGTTAAGCTCTTAATGGCAAAATTTTGATTCTGAATATCATTTTGCTAAATTTCTCTCTTATTTATTTTGGGTTGATACGTACAAATTTCACAAGATTCTAACTTTCTCCTTTTGGGACACAAGGAAAAAGATCCTGGGGAAATGAATAACCATGAGAGAATCCAAGTGGCCCAGAGGAAGAAAGAAGAAGGCAACCTGCTCTTCAAAGACGGGAAGTATCAAAGCGCAGTGAAGAAATATGAGAAGGTATCTCAGTGGATTGGTCAATGTTTAGAATGTGCGACTTTTTGTTAGATGCTTTATGATTTGTacgttgttgttttttttatttcgtTCAGGCTATTGATTGTATTAATGAAGATGAACCTtttgaagatgatgatcaaaagATAGTTAAATCATTGAAAGTGGCATGCTGGTTGAATGGTGCTGCTGCTTGTCTCAAACGGAATTATTTCCAGGAAGCAATCAAGCAGTGTTCCAAGGTAATGTACATATGTAACAAGATAAATCAATAGAACAATGCTATTTTCATGTAAATTGGATGGATAAGCATGTTTTGTAGTAATGGAATTATCAGTGCATACTGTATCAACTGATTAAAAggcgttcttccttttcttgtgAATGAACTGGTGATCTCGTCTTTTCAAAACCATGCAAGCACGGCCTAATTTCATCCTTATCCTTTCCCATCGGTCATAGGTCTTAAAAGTTGAGTCCTGCAATGTGAAAGCATTATATAGGAGAGCACAAGCTTTTATGGAAACAGCTGACCTGCACTTGGCGGAAATGGATATCAAGAAGGCACTTGAAATAGATCCACAAAACAGGTAATGCAATTCATAACTCCAATATTGGTGGATAATTCTTTTGATCATTATGAATCATCAACGAGTTTCTGTGGCTCAGGGAGGTGAAACTGATACAGAAGACACTAAAACAGCTCCAAGCAGAGAGCAACATGAGAGACGCAAAACTCTATGCAACAATGTTTGCACGCTTGTCAAATGAAAACTCTTCGGCAGCAAAGGTTTGTTTCATGATGACTTCATTCTTTAGTTGAATGATTTTGGCTCAT
Proteins encoded in this window:
- the LOC107867253 gene encoding peptidyl-prolyl cis-trans isomerase FKBP62 isoform X4, with the protein product MVEFSMANAEAFIDEDDELEEEPGEEIESAPPLNVGEEREISSNGLKKKLIKRGHGWETPEFGDEVTVHYVGILLDGTKSVSTRDKGEPVTFKLGQEKVAAGLDCGIVTMRKGETALFTLPLETGSGSTESDSSLNMVVQFEVELVSWITMVDVCKDGGIIKKIMEKGELIGPPGDLDEVLVRYVARLLDGVTVAETPEHGVEFYVKDGHFCQALPKAIKTMKKGEKVNLIVQPQFRYTAKLEDGTLFEKRGFDGVDALKFITDEEQVVAGLDQAVITMKKGERAIVTVKPDYGFGNTEVKRDLAMVPPCSTIIFEVELLEFTKEKDPGEMNNHERIQVAQRKKEEGNLLFKDGKYQSAVKKYEKAIDCINEDEPFEDDDQKIVKSLKVACWLNGAAACLKRNYFQEAIKQCSKVLKVESCNVKALYRRAQAFMETADLHLAEMDIKKALEIDPQNREVKLIQKTLKQLQAESNMRDAKLYATMFARLSNENSSAAKANQIPTLFQFGRD
- the LOC107867253 gene encoding peptidyl-prolyl cis-trans isomerase FKBP62 isoform X2, whose product is MVEFSMANAEAFIDEDDELEEEPGEEIESAPPLNVGEEREISSNGLKKKLIKRGHGWETPEFGDEVTVHYVGILLDGTKSVSTRDKGEPVTFKLGQEKVAAGLDCGIVTMRKGETALFTLPLETGSGSTESDSSLNMVVQFEVELVSWITMVDVCKDGGIIKKIMEKGELIGPPGDLDEVLVRYVARLLDGVTVAETPEHGVEFYVKDGHFCQALPKAIKTMKKGEKVNLIVQPQYAFVDGDKDCANGVPSIPPSSILSIDLELVSFKPVINLTGDLGVLKKILKEGEGTLTANEGAAVTIRYTAKLEDGTLFEKRGFDGVDALKFITDEEQVVAGLDQAVITMKKGERAIVTVKPDYGFGNTEVKRDLAMVPPCSTIIFEVELLEFTKEKDPGEMNNHERIQVAQRKKEEGNLLFKDGKYQSAVKKYEKAIDCINEDEPFEDDDQKIVKSLKVACWLNGAAACLKRNYFQEAIKQCSKVLKVESCNVKALYRRAQAFMETADLHLAEMDIKKALEIDPQNREVKLIQKTLKQLQAESNMRDAKLYATMFARLSNENSSAAKANQIPTLFQFGRD
- the LOC107867253 gene encoding peptidyl-prolyl cis-trans isomerase FKBP62 isoform X1 — its product is MVEFSMANAEAFIDEDDELEEEPGEEIESAPPLNVGEEREISSNGLKKKLIKRGHGWETPEFGDEVTVHYVGILLDGTKSVSTRDKGEPVTFKLGQEKVAAGLDCGIVTMRKGETALFTLPLETGSGSTESDSSLNMVVQFEVELVSWITMVDVCKDGGIIKKIMEKGELIGPPGDLDEVLVRYVARLLDGVTVAETPEHGVEFYVKDGHFCQALPKAIKTMKKGEKVNLIVQPQYAFVDGDKDCANGVPSIPPSSILSIDLELVSFKPVINLTGDLGVLKKILKEGEGTLTANEGAAVTIRYTAKLEDGTLFEKRGFDGVDALKFITDEEQVVAGLDQAVITMKKGERAIVTVKPDYGFGNTEVKRDLAMVPPCSTIIFEVELLEFTKEKDPGEMNNHERIQVAQRKKEEGNLLFKDGKYQSAVKKYEKAIDCINEDEPFEDDDQKIVKSLKVACWLNGAAACLKRNYFQEAIKQCSKVLKVESCNVKALYRRAQAFMETADLHLAEMDIKKALEIDPQNREVKLIQKTLKQLQAESNMRDAKLYATMFARLSNENSSAAKRLKVEETESKNEENVGEINIG
- the LOC107867253 gene encoding peptidyl-prolyl cis-trans isomerase FKBP62 isoform X3, whose protein sequence is MVEFSMANAEAFIDEDDELEEEPGEEIESAPPLNVGEEREISSNGLKKKLIKRGHGWETPEFGDEVTVHYVGILLDGTKSVSTRDKGEPVTFKLGQEKVAAGLDCGIVTMRKGETALFTLPLETGSGSTESDSSLNMVVQFEVELVSWITMVDVCKDGGIIKKIMEKGELIGPPGDLDEVLVRYVARLLDGVTVAETPEHGVEFYVKDGHFCQALPKAIKTMKKGEKVNLIVQPQFRYTAKLEDGTLFEKRGFDGVDALKFITDEEQVVAGLDQAVITMKKGERAIVTVKPDYGFGNTEVKRDLAMVPPCSTIIFEVELLEFTKEKDPGEMNNHERIQVAQRKKEEGNLLFKDGKYQSAVKKYEKAIDCINEDEPFEDDDQKIVKSLKVACWLNGAAACLKRNYFQEAIKQCSKVLKVESCNVKALYRRAQAFMETADLHLAEMDIKKALEIDPQNREVKLIQKTLKQLQAESNMRDAKLYATMFARLSNENSSAAKRLKVEETESKNEENVGEINIG